The DNA sequence CGGCATCGCCCACCTGTTTCACCGCTTTTATCAGGTTACCCAGCGGGAGGAGCTGCTGCGCAGCGCGCACTACTGGCTCGAGCTTACGCTGCGGCAGCTGGACCGGGATGAGCTCCTGTTTCCGGTGGATGTGCGCAACGACCAATGGGTGGAACACTCCGGCCTGCTGGAAGGCTATGCCGGTGTCGGGATGGTGCTGCTGACCTTCCTGGAGCCCGCCGCCTGCGCCGATTGGGACACCAGCTTTCTAACCAATATTGCCTAGCACCCATCTTGCCTGCTACTATTTGCTACCTGTTACCCTTATCGCCTGACACTATGAAATCCGCTGACTTACAGCCCCTAGACTTCTATCTTCTCCGGACGCCGGCCCTACCCTACAACCAGGCGACGCCCTGGACCGAAGTCATTGAGTCGCCGGCATTTCAACGGGCTCTGTTTTTTTCCTCCCCCGATCTGCACGAGCAGCTGCAGGAGCTGCTGGCCGCCCGGCTCGATGCCGCGGCCCGCCTGAAGGTGGAGAAGTCGTTATATAAGTATTGGCTGCGCATGTCGTTTCGCAGCACGCCGTTTGGCCTGTTTGCCGGTACCAACCTGGGCACCTGGGGCCAACTGAACCAGGCGGACATCGTTCCGGCCGGCGCCCGGGAGCATGTCCGCCTCGACATGCAGGTGGTCTGCCAGCTGGTCGACAGGCTGGAACACCATGCGCTGCTGCGGCAGCACCTGCGGTTTTTTGCCAACAACACGGTGTATTACAACCACAGCAAGGTCCGCTACATCGAGCCCCGGCAGGGCCAGGGCTACATTCATCATCAGCTCAGCGGCGTGGCCCGCAACGAGTACGTGGAGCAGGTGCTGACCCAGGCCCGCGCCGGCGCGACGCTGGCGGAGCTCAGCCAGGCGCTGGTCGGGGAAGACGTTTCGTTTGAGGAGGCGCTGGAATTCGTGGAAGACATTGCGGAGGCGGGGCTGCTGGCCAGTGAGCTGGCCCCGCGCATCTCGGACCCCGGCTTCGAGCTCTCGCTGCTGCACTGGCTACAGGCAAAAGTAGCGGCCGTGCCGGCCGTGGCCGACGCGTGGCTGCACGGGCTGATGCAGTTTCTGGAAGAGCTCCAGCAAGCCTATAGCGCTCAGCCCATGAGCATCGAGCGGGCCCGGGCGCTGGCCGCTCAGCTCAGCCGGCTGGAAGTCGAGTTTTCGCTCAAAACCCTCTTTCAGCTGGACCTCTTCAACGCCACCACGACCAACACCCTGACGCCGCAGGTGTTCCGCGAGCTGAGCAACTCGCTTTCGTTGCTCTGGGGCACCATGCCCGCGCAGGAAGACCCTCAATTGTTACGGTTCAAGGAAACCTTCCTGGAGCGCTACGAGGAGGCGGAAGTACCGCTGCTGCTGGCCCTCGACTCGGAAAGCGGGCTGGGATTTCCGGTGAATGCCCACGCCGATGCCTCGCCCCTGCTCAGTGGCCTGCAACTGCCCGCCCCGCCTGACGCGGGTAGTGCCGGGGCCGGCTCGAAGTGGGATATTTTCCTGCAACGCAAATACCTGGAGGCCCTGACCCGGGGCGAACAGGAGATTCGCCTCACCGACCAGGACCTGCAGCCTTTCGCAGCGGGCAAGCGCCCCCCGCTTCCCTTTTCGATGAACTCCAACATCCAGGTTTTCCGCAGCACCGCCCCGGGCGCCGCGGCCGACGCCGACTTCTGGCTCTACCACACCGTCAGCGACGGGCCTTCCTGCTCCACGCTGCTGGGGCGCTTCTGCTGCGGCGACGCCCAGCTGCGCGACCGGGTAGAAAGCGCCCTGGCCCGCGAGCAGTCCTTCCACGACCAACAGGTTATTGCTGAGATAATCCACCTGCCCCAGTCCCGCATCGGCAACATCATCATGCGGCCCAAGCTGCGGGAGTTTGAAATTCCGGTGCTCAGCGCCGGCCACCCCGACAGCCACCAGATTGCCCTCGACGACCTGCTGCTGTCGGTGCGCGACAACCGGCTGGTGCTCCGCTCCAAATCCCTGAACAAGGAAGTCATTCCCAGCCTTTCCTCGGCCCACGACTACTCCAAAGGCAGCATCCCGCTGTATTACTTTCTTTCCAGTCTGCAATATCAGGGCCTGATGCCGTCCTACACCTGGAACTGGGGCTTGCTGCGGCACGCCACCTATCAGCCCCGGGTAGTGCTCAACCGCACGATTCTGGCCCGGGCCGGCTGGGCCCTCGACTACAACACGGTATTTGCCCAGGGTCCGGAATCGGTGGCTGCTCTGCGGGCTTACCTGCGCACCACCACTATTCCGCGGTTTGTTACCTTCCAGGAAATGGACAACCAGCTGCCCATCGACCTGGAGCATGACCTGGCCCTGTCGATTCTGCTGGATCAGCTGCGCAAGGAAAAAAGCATCTGGCTGCGGGAAGATCTATTCAAGGCCCTGGCCAGCCCCGTAACCGACGCGACGGGCGCTTACCGCTACAACAACGAGTATTCGATACCGTGGGAATACCAGGCCGCGCGCCGGCGGGCCCCGTTGCCAGCGGCCCAGGTGGCAGCCGTGCAGCGCGATTTTATGCCCGGCGACGAGTGGGTATACGCCAAGATATACTGCGGCGTGAAGCTCGGCGACGAGCTGCTGGTGCAGGTGCTAAGGCCCTTTACCGAGCAGCTACAGCAGCAGGGCGTTATCAGCCAATGGTTTTTCATTCGCTACAACGACCCGCACCACCACCTGCGCGTACGGTTCAGAAAGACGGTCGCGCAGGTCGATATTCTGGCCCGGCTCAACGCCCTGCTGGCCCCCTACATCCAGGACAAGAGCGTCTGGAAGGTGCAGCAGGACACCTATAAGCGGGAGCTGGAACGCTACGGCGCCGCCACCATTGCCGCCGTGGAAGACCTGTTTTACCACGACAGCGTCGCCGTGGCGCGGGTACTTACCGGGCTGGAAGGCAACGAAGCCCAGCGCTGGCTGGCGGCCCTGGTCGGCGTTGATTATATCCTGGACGATTTTGGCCTGGCGCTGCCCCAGAAAATCATGCTGCTCGAACGCATGGCAAGTCTGTATGCCCTGGAGTTTGGCATGGATACCTCGGACGGGCGCAAAAATCTGGGCGCCAAGTTCCGGACCCACCGGGCCGCCATCGAAACCGCGCTGCTGGAAAAAGAGCCGTTTGGCGCGGTGTACCGCCAGCGCAGCGCGGCCGGCCAGCCCAGCGTGCAGCACATTCTCGCCGCGCTGGGCCCCGGCCTTGACCTGCCCCTGCAAGATCTGCTGGCCAGCTATGTGCACATGTTTCTCAACCGGTTTTTCCGGGGCCAGCAGCGCCTGCACGAGCTGCTGCTCTACGACCTGCTCGACCGGGCCTACACGTCTTTCCAAGCCCGTAACCGGGTGCCGGCGGCCCCGGCGGCCCAAGTTGTCTGATCCGCTTCGTACCGCCCGCAATGCAACACTCCATTTGCCTGGTGATTTGCTACTTCGGCCGCAGCTGGCCCGCGTACTTTCCCCATTTCCTGGCCAGCTGCGCGGCTAATCCGACGGTGTCCTTCCTGGTGTTCACCAACCTGGCCGCCCCGCCCGCCCCGCCGAACACCCGGTTTGTGCACCTGCCCGATCTGGCCGCTTTCAATGCCCTGGCCAGCCGCACGCTGGGCTTCCCCGTAGCCGTAACCGACCCCTACAAGCTTTGCGACCTGAAGCCTGCCTACGGGGTTATTTTCGCAGAATATCTGGCTTCCTACGCTTTCTGGGGCTACTGCGACATCGACTTGTTGTTCGGTGACATCCGCCGTTTTCTGCCCGCCCCCGTGCTCGACCACCACGATGTACTTTCGGCGGTGGCCCAGTATCCGGCCGGCTTTTTTCTGCTGTTTCGCAATACGCCGGCCATCAGCCGCCTCTTCATGCGCAGCCCCGATTACCAGCGCGTTTTCCAGAGCGCCCGGCACTTTTGCTTCGACGAGTGCAACTTCAAGTTCGGGGAGCTGCTGGGGGCCGGCCAGCTGATCGAAGAGGTGGAAACCGAAATTCAGAGCCTGGCCCACGTGCTCAGCGCCCAGGCCCGGCAAGGCACTATCCGCTGGTATGGCCAGACGCTGGGGGAAGAGTTTATGCTCGATACCACCCCCGTGGTCTGGCAGCCCGGCCGGGTCTACAACACAGCCACCCAGCACGAGTTTTTGCTGGTGCACCTGGTGAACGTCAAAACCAATCCGACGTTCCTGGTTGAGCCGTTCCGGCCCGGCGCGCCGTGCTACGTATCGGCTCGGGGCCTCACCCACAGCCCGCGGCCCACGTGGCACACCGCCCTGCGGGTGGGCCTGCTCCGGAGCCGGGCGTGGGCACAACGCACCCGGTGGCGGGCCTGGGTGGCACTACAACGCGCCCGGAGCCTGGTGCGCCCGGCCAGCTACCCGCACCTCGACCAGGCTTGCTACATCATCGGCAACCTGAAATGCACGTTTTACTTCCAGGAAAAAAACCGCTACTGCGTCGTTTCCGACTTTAAAGGCCAGCTGGGCCTGCAGCAGTGTCAGGTGTTTGCTGCCCCCGACGGGCGGCAGGTGCTGCGGGAAGCCGGCCGGATTTCCGTGCTGAGCGGCTCCGGCAGCGCCCCCGCCGAAACCCCGTTTAAAATAGAGATTCACAACCTGCAGACCCAGGCCCGCGAAGTGGGGTACCTGCTGCATAGCCCCGCCAGCCAATGAATCTGTCGGCCGACCAGCGCATAGCCCGCACCCTGCTCCGGCAATTGCTGCACCCCACCACTACCCGGCTGCCGGCCCGGCAGCTTACGGCGGCCGTGGCGCAGCATGTTCAGCCCCTCACCCTGCTCACGCTCAGCCATACGCTCGAACAGCTGGGCATCGAGACGCTGGCCACCCGGCTGCCGCCCGCGCAGCTGGGCGAGCTACCCTGCCCGGCCATTGCGTTTCTGGCGCTGGGCGCGGGCGGCTGCTTTGCCGTGGTGCACAGCGCCGACGCGCGCCTGGTCACCTGGGAGCACCCCGAATACGGCCGGCTCACGACTACCACGGCCACGTTTGTTCACCTCTGGACGGGCATCGTGCTGATGGCGGAACTGGAAGAGCGCGTGCCTCGTCTTCGCCGGCTGATCGGCTGGTGGCGGCGCAGCCGGCGCTGAGGTCCGGCTCTGGCCGCCGCGCGGGTCTGCCCGCGCGGCGCAATCTTTGTCTTTGTGCTGCCTTTGCGGTGGCTTTTTCTTTCTCCACCGTCACTTCCCCCTGTGCCGGTCATCCGATCCTACGATGAAACGCATTGCAAGCAGCCTGGTGTGGCTGATTCTTCTGCTGCTCCCCGCCCTGGCCGGGGCGCAGAGCATCCTGCTCAAAGGCAAAGTCATTGACCAAACCAGTCAGGCTCCCGTTGGCTTTGCCACGCTTGGCATCAAAGATCATGCGCTGGGCTCGGTGGCCAATGCGGAGGGCGAGTTTCAGTTTTCTATTCCCGCTAACGCGGTTTCCAGCCAGGAAAACGTGGTAATCTCCTGCCTGGGGTACCAAACCGCGCTGGTGCCGCTCACTGCTTTCGCCCAGGGCCCGCAGCTTATCCGGCTCCGGCACGTCGACCAGGCACTGCGGGAAGTGGTGGTGCATTCCGGCAAAGTCAAAAGCAAAACGTTTGGCCGCACGGCCAGCTCCACGCTCATGGTAGCCGCCATGTACACCGAGTCGGCGCTGGTCAGTGACGAGCTGGCTAAGGAACAGGGCACCATCCTGAAAATAGACCGGGACTGCTACCTGCGCGACGTTAACTTCCACGTGGCGTTCAACCGCTTCGCGTCCGTCACTTTCCGCCTGAATCTGTACAGCGTCCGGCAGGGCCTGCCCGACCAGCCCCTGCTTACCCAGGATGTGCGCGTTGAGGTGACGCAGCCCCGCGGCTGGGTCAAAATCGACCTGACCAACCAGAACCTGCACCTGCGCGGCCTCGATGAAGTGGCCGTTACGTTGCAGTGGCTGCGCAGCGAAGCCCGCGCGGGCAGCACCAAGGCCTTTGGTATTTCGGCGGTGCCCGCGCCCGGCCACAGCATTCTGTTTCGGGATAAAAGCCAGGCGGCGTGGCGCGAAGTAAAACCGGGCTACCTGAGCTTTTTTCTGTCGGCCGATTCGTATGGCAATTCCAAAGCTACCCCCGCACCGGCGGCGGCCGAGTATACCCTGCCCGACAGCCTGCGCTACCTGCGCTACCTGGCGGCGGCAGCTCCCGCCAACCGGAACTCGCACCACTACGGCGACAGCGCGGCCGTGGGCCGCTACGTGGCGGTTGCCGGCTCCCGGCTGTATGTGGAGCGCTACGGCAGCGGCCCGCCCCTGCTGCTGCTGCACGGCAATGGCCAGTCGATTGCCGCGTTCAACCAGCAAATCGGCATGCTGGCCCGGCACTTCCAGGTTATTGCCGTCGATACCAGAGCACAGGGCAAAAGCCAGGAAACCGCACCAACCGACTTGTCTTATGACCTGTTTGCCGCCGACGTCAAGCAGCTGCTGGACAGCCTGCACCTGCGCAACGTAAATCTGGTGGGCTGGAGCGACGGCGGCAACACGGCCCTGAAACTGGCCCTGCGCTACCCGGCTTACGTGAACCGGATGGTGGTGATGGGAGCCAACCTTTTTCCCACCGACGAGGCCGTGGAAAGTGGTCTGTTGCAGCTGTTTCGCCGGCAGCTGCAGGCCCTGGGCGCCCAAACCGATGCCACGGCCAACACCCAGAAGCGGCTGCTGCGCCTGCTGCTACAGGAGCCCCAGATGAGTTTTGCGGAGCTGCGGGCTATTACGGCTCCGACGCTGGTGCTGGCCGGCGAGCACGACGTGGTGCTGGAAAAGCATACGCGCGCCATTGCGGCCAGCATTCCGGGCGCCAAGCTGCACCTGTTCAAAGGCGCCTCCCACTTTGCCCCGCAGGAGGTGCCCCAGGAATTCAACGAAGTCGTGCGGGCCTTTCTGGCCCGATAGCCGCGGCCCGCTTAGCGCGACAGCGCCCGCTTGAAGTTGTAGAATATCTTCTCGATCAGCCGGGCATCTTCCGTCACGATGGCCGCGCTGGCGCTGATGCCCTTGCGGTAGCCGATGGGCTTGCCGTAGGTTGTTACCAGGCCCTGCGGCAGCGAAACCTTCGCCAGAAACCCGTTATCCTTGGGTATTTGCGAGATGTAGGTAAGCCGGCCCGGGACGGCGCCAAACTCTTCAAACGGATAGCCCGCGAATTTGAGAATTACTTCCTGCCCGACCTTCACTTTGCCGACGCTGCTCAGCGGCAGCACGGCCTCCCCGTAATAGGCGGCCGTCGTGGGGGCCACGTAAAAAACCTCCTGATTGGCAGCCAAGGTTTGTTTCTCTTCCAGAATAGCGGAAAAATAGACCCGCCCGCCGGTGGGCGCCACCAGAACGTAGCGGGTTTTCCAGTTGGCCACGGTGCTGCGCAACGTGTTCAGCGCCTGCACCAGCAAGCCGCGCTGTTCGCCGCTGATCTTATCCAGCTCCAGCAGCTCTTTCTGCTTGGCTGTCTGCAGCATGTAATTCTGGTAAATCGTGGATTCGGCCTGCTTGACGGGCAGCTGTTTGGTCAGCAAACGGCTTTCCTCCTTCCGAAAATCGGCCGGCGCGATAACGCGCTGCCGGGACAGTTCCTGCTGGGTAGCGTACTCGCTGCGGGCCAGCGCGAAATCCCGCTCGTAGAGTTGTTTCTGGTCGGTCAGGTTTCGGTTCAGCGCTTGCAGGTCCGCAATTTCGCGCACCAGAATCCTGCGCTTCTGGGGAAAGTAGCCATTGCGCTGGTAGGCCAGATACTGGGTATACGCCTGTTCAAAGGTTTGGTACGCCGCCTGAATTTCGCCCAGCTTGGTATACTCGCCAAGCCCCGCCGCCGGGAGCCGGGCCTCTTGGCCGCCCACCAGCAGGTCGTGCAGCTGCTCCAGGCGCTGCGCGAAGTCCAGCACCTGGGCGTGGTCCGCCGTGCTTTCGATGAAAGCCAACTCCTGCCCCGCCTGCACCTGCGCGCCCTCGGCGATAAGCAGCTTTACCAGCTTGCCATCAGTTTTGGCATTCACGGCCTTGGGCGCATTCACGGACGTTAGTTGCAGGGGCACTTCTACCAGGTCCGGGTAATGAATCAGCCAGGTGCCGGCCACCACCGCGGCCAGCAGGAAAAAGTAAAGCGTAATTCCCCAGCGCACAATCCAGGCGGGCACGGCGGTGATAATATCCTGAATTTCCTCGCTTTGCTCGGGCAGGGGCAAAGAGGGCGGCAGGGAAGTGCTACTTGGTTCGAGGGCGTGTTCGGGCATACGGTATCAGCGACTAAAGATGGGTATATAGTTAATTTCCTAATTCCAGCTGGTTCTTGACCAACCGATAGTAAAAGCCGCGCAGGCTCGTTAGTTCCTCGTGGGTACCAATTTCGGCAATCCGCCCCTTATCCAGCACCACGATCTGGTCGGCGTTGCGCACCGTGCTGAGGCGATGCGCCACCACGACCACCGTACGCCCCTCGAAAAACTGATTCAGATTGTGCATGATAACACTTTCGTTATCGGCGTCGAGGGCATTGGTGGCTTCGTCAAAGAACAGGTAGGTGGGATTTTTATAAATAGCCCGGGCAATGAGCATGCGCTGCCGCTGCCCCTGGCTCATGCCGTTGCCCTCCATTCCTATCTTGGTGTTGTAGCCCAGCGGCAGCCCTTCAATGAAGCTTTCAATATTCGCCATGCGCACGGCATACTGCAGGCGGTCATAGTCGATGTGCTCTTCCCCTACCGCCACGTTGCGCGCTATGGTATCCGAGAAGATAAAGC is a window from the Hymenobacter aquaticus genome containing:
- a CDS encoding lantibiotic dehydratase; this encodes MKSADLQPLDFYLLRTPALPYNQATPWTEVIESPAFQRALFFSSPDLHEQLQELLAARLDAAARLKVEKSLYKYWLRMSFRSTPFGLFAGTNLGTWGQLNQADIVPAGAREHVRLDMQVVCQLVDRLEHHALLRQHLRFFANNTVYYNHSKVRYIEPRQGQGYIHHQLSGVARNEYVEQVLTQARAGATLAELSQALVGEDVSFEEALEFVEDIAEAGLLASELAPRISDPGFELSLLHWLQAKVAAVPAVADAWLHGLMQFLEELQQAYSAQPMSIERARALAAQLSRLEVEFSLKTLFQLDLFNATTTNTLTPQVFRELSNSLSLLWGTMPAQEDPQLLRFKETFLERYEEAEVPLLLALDSESGLGFPVNAHADASPLLSGLQLPAPPDAGSAGAGSKWDIFLQRKYLEALTRGEQEIRLTDQDLQPFAAGKRPPLPFSMNSNIQVFRSTAPGAAADADFWLYHTVSDGPSCSTLLGRFCCGDAQLRDRVESALAREQSFHDQQVIAEIIHLPQSRIGNIIMRPKLREFEIPVLSAGHPDSHQIALDDLLLSVRDNRLVLRSKSLNKEVIPSLSSAHDYSKGSIPLYYFLSSLQYQGLMPSYTWNWGLLRHATYQPRVVLNRTILARAGWALDYNTVFAQGPESVAALRAYLRTTTIPRFVTFQEMDNQLPIDLEHDLALSILLDQLRKEKSIWLREDLFKALASPVTDATGAYRYNNEYSIPWEYQAARRRAPLPAAQVAAVQRDFMPGDEWVYAKIYCGVKLGDELLVQVLRPFTEQLQQQGVISQWFFIRYNDPHHHLRVRFRKTVAQVDILARLNALLAPYIQDKSVWKVQQDTYKRELERYGAATIAAVEDLFYHDSVAVARVLTGLEGNEAQRWLAALVGVDYILDDFGLALPQKIMLLERMASLYALEFGMDTSDGRKNLGAKFRTHRAAIETALLEKEPFGAVYRQRSAAGQPSVQHILAALGPGLDLPLQDLLASYVHMFLNRFFRGQQRLHELLLYDLLDRAYTSFQARNRVPAAPAAQVV
- a CDS encoding DUF6625 family protein codes for the protein MQHSICLVICYFGRSWPAYFPHFLASCAANPTVSFLVFTNLAAPPAPPNTRFVHLPDLAAFNALASRTLGFPVAVTDPYKLCDLKPAYGVIFAEYLASYAFWGYCDIDLLFGDIRRFLPAPVLDHHDVLSAVAQYPAGFFLLFRNTPAISRLFMRSPDYQRVFQSARHFCFDECNFKFGELLGAGQLIEEVETEIQSLAHVLSAQARQGTIRWYGQTLGEEFMLDTTPVVWQPGRVYNTATQHEFLLVHLVNVKTNPTFLVEPFRPGAPCYVSARGLTHSPRPTWHTALRVGLLRSRAWAQRTRWRAWVALQRARSLVRPASYPHLDQACYIIGNLKCTFYFQEKNRYCVVSDFKGQLGLQQCQVFAAPDGRQVLREAGRISVLSGSGSAPAETPFKIEIHNLQTQAREVGYLLHSPASQ
- a CDS encoding cysteine peptidase family C39 domain-containing protein translates to MNLSADQRIARTLLRQLLHPTTTRLPARQLTAAVAQHVQPLTLLTLSHTLEQLGIETLATRLPPAQLGELPCPAIAFLALGAGGCFAVVHSADARLVTWEHPEYGRLTTTTATFVHLWTGIVLMAELEERVPRLRRLIGWWRRSRR
- a CDS encoding alpha/beta fold hydrolase — encoded protein: MKRIASSLVWLILLLLPALAGAQSILLKGKVIDQTSQAPVGFATLGIKDHALGSVANAEGEFQFSIPANAVSSQENVVISCLGYQTALVPLTAFAQGPQLIRLRHVDQALREVVVHSGKVKSKTFGRTASSTLMVAAMYTESALVSDELAKEQGTILKIDRDCYLRDVNFHVAFNRFASVTFRLNLYSVRQGLPDQPLLTQDVRVEVTQPRGWVKIDLTNQNLHLRGLDEVAVTLQWLRSEARAGSTKAFGISAVPAPGHSILFRDKSQAAWREVKPGYLSFFLSADSYGNSKATPAPAAAEYTLPDSLRYLRYLAAAAPANRNSHHYGDSAAVGRYVAVAGSRLYVERYGSGPPLLLLHGNGQSIAAFNQQIGMLARHFQVIAVDTRAQGKSQETAPTDLSYDLFAADVKQLLDSLHLRNVNLVGWSDGGNTALKLALRYPAYVNRMVVMGANLFPTDEAVESGLLQLFRRQLQALGAQTDATANTQKRLLRLLLQEPQMSFAELRAITAPTLVLAGEHDVVLEKHTRAIAASIPGAKLHLFKGASHFAPQEVPQEFNEVVRAFLAR
- a CDS encoding HlyD family secretion protein, with the protein product MPEHALEPSSTSLPPSLPLPEQSEEIQDIITAVPAWIVRWGITLYFFLLAAVVAGTWLIHYPDLVEVPLQLTSVNAPKAVNAKTDGKLVKLLIAEGAQVQAGQELAFIESTADHAQVLDFAQRLEQLHDLLVGGQEARLPAAGLGEYTKLGEIQAAYQTFEQAYTQYLAYQRNGYFPQKRRILVREIADLQALNRNLTDQKQLYERDFALARSEYATQQELSRQRVIAPADFRKEESRLLTKQLPVKQAESTIYQNYMLQTAKQKELLELDKISGEQRGLLVQALNTLRSTVANWKTRYVLVAPTGGRVYFSAILEEKQTLAANQEVFYVAPTTAAYYGEAVLPLSSVGKVKVGQEVILKFAGYPFEEFGAVPGRLTYISQIPKDNGFLAKVSLPQGLVTTYGKPIGYRKGISASAAIVTEDARLIEKIFYNFKRALSR